CATAGAAATACTATTGTGCCATTGTATTGCTTATATGAATCATTGTTTTCTATTAGCATTCAGATGTTGCTATAAAATAGGTTTAAAATTCCTAACATCATCGTGTAATGTGACAAGAGATATTGTTGtgtccgctgtgaaaataggtttcaaaaataacatttgaTAAAAGCGACCATTGAGTAGGCACATATGACAACAGAAAAGATACATAATAATGTTTTGCTAATTTTTCTACACGTGAGCTGCTAATAAGGTTTTCGTGAATTTATATAacatttttaaagaatgatCTCCTTTAATAAATAAACATTCAAAGGATGATAAAGAAATTAAGACCCAATACTGAAATGattatcaaaaatataattaaattcCATCTGTGGGAAGGAATGTCAAACGGACATATGAAATCAAAAGTGATTTTAACCCTCGTAGCCTATCGCTTTTGTGCTTTTGTGATGTGAAATAGTACGGAAGTACAAGTCGCACTGTCTGTGCAAGCGCTATAGCCAGGTGTTGACGATAAATGGTACGCgacgataactggtcgctagccattAGAGGAGTGTTACGAATAGAACTGAcagtaagtttacttagaccagagtaagtttacttagaccagagtaagtttacttagaccagagtaagtttacttagaccaGGGTAACCCTTGTCAGCCTCCATTTATCAAGAAATGGGTGAAccgtagtgatgtcatacgtcaacattgttttaCATAGTTGGCAATTTCTCTGAGATGAAGGTTGGTAGAATAAGAATACAGACAATCACCATATCCCTCCACTTTCAGTATCATAATGTAATTGTTCccatattgttttcattatcaaATTTAGCCATGTTCAATATTATATCTTACGAGGGTACAGGGTGTACGTGTTTAAttcactgaaagtgtttgtttgAATACTATTTACAGAAGTAATTGACACATGTAGTGTAGTATTGTAGTAAAGCAAAAATAAACCTTTACACGAGTGTGAAAAGATGAAATGCAGGCATCATGTACTTGTACAGCATGTATTTTAATTCCTATGAAGTGCATAGTTACATGTGTTACTCTTCGTCAGAACAATTCCCAGTATTGAAGTCCAGATCACGATACTCCCAATCTATATCCTTTCTGTACAGAACTGGCATCACGAAAGCGACTTGGACTTGGGATCGACTTGGAATTCAGTCAGTTATACATCCTTTTTAAGGCCTTAGCGACATGATTCGAATCTTTTGTCCTTAACGGCTTTGCTCCCTTGAAGTTACTTGCAGCGTCCACGATGGTCAGGGCGTACTCACATGCTTTGTTTCTCACTCTGTCGTGTAGGAATCACATGAGGTTGACTTGATGGATATGATTATGCAATGTCAAACTTTCTTCTCAGGATGTATCGAGGAGACAGAAGGCCACATGACTTGTTTTTGAGCCAAACTTTGGTGGTATAATCGGAAACGTGAGCGCCTGTGGGAAGTTTCGGGATGGCATCCATACCTTTCCAGTGTCTGCGTGGGCTGTAATAGATTGTCTCCATGATGTCATGTATTAAAGTTTTTTTACTTTAATACAAAGGGGTATCCATCCATCTTAGAGATCGTCATCATGTATCGTGTTGTGTTTCCTTAATGGGGGCTCATAAACTTCCAACGAtttggcgactatgcttgttgtaggaggcaagtaacggaatcgggtggtcaggttcgctgacttgattgacacatgtcatcggttcccaattgcgcagatcaaagctcatgttgttgatcactggattgtctggtccagactcgattatttacagaccgccgccttatagctggaatatttctgagtgcggcgtaaaattaaactcactcactcacccaacggCTGGAGGTCTATGGTATCCATACGCATACGTGGTGACGCCACGGATGGTGATCCATCGTTTCCTTTTTCGACAGAAAGATCTTGTTGATCGTCAGTCCGTGTATCCTGTGTCCATTGCTTCTCACCAAATGCATGGGCTGTCTGAACGTGCATTTATCAAAGACAGCCTGTTTGAAGAGGGTGTGTTTGATGAGCTGTTTTACCACGTATTTCTTGACCCCTTTCACCTTTTGGATTTTGTTGTCGTTTGCTTTCTTGGTGGAATCCATCATGGGTCTGAAGCAGACCTACTGAGCGATAGGCGTACCAACGCATTGCATTGGATGGTCTGGGGTTAGTCGCTAATGTCGTACAGAtgcatttgatttttcatgtcCTTGTACACGTCCTCGGTGGGTATATTCAACAACAAGGAATCAGTATTGGTGTAAGGCAGCTCGCACTGATCTCTCTTTTCCATCTCGTaataaaagtcgtacatcaaaTGTATGTACAGGTGCGGAGATGCTCATTCCCACGTAGACTGGCCATGTGGAGTCATGTGATGTGGACTTGTCCAAGTCCTTATCGAAGAGCTTACTGCTGTTGAACGCTGGTTTCAGGAGTTTGCGGAGGTATTTTTTTCAAgggatctaaccagtttcacatTTACCCGTTTTCTCCATTGTCTTGCCGAACACGGAGTCGCTCATCAATTTATAGAGGTTTTTCCCTTCGCACCCATGAGCATGTACAGATTTAAGTTTAATTTACCATCGGTTTGAGGCTTAGTGGTGATCCCCTCATTGCTGTTGTCGATGCAACGCTCGCTGCCATGCAACTGATCGTCGTCTGTGGATCACATGTCCAACTTGGTCGTCAGGTACTCTCCTAGCGTCACGTAAGAGAGACCGAGATCCTTGACGATCACGTTGATTTCTGGTGGGCACTTGATAGCTGGTGATTGTCCCACTGATGCATGCCTTGGCTGAACAGCTGATTGGGCATGCTCTCGACAGTGACAACGTCGCTAATCTAGGGGTTCCAATACTTTTTGCTGACCCTTTGAAACAGCGATCATTCTTCCACTGGAAGGATCAAAATGCCCTTCACTGGTCAAACGGACACATTTAGATTGACTTTCCACAATGTTTCGCTTTTGTTCATGATGATCTTCCGATGCCTCAGCATGCCGCTGTAAAAGATGGTTAACGTGCCTGAATACTGCCTGCAAATCTGTCAGGCCAATTCCGGGTTCGTGACCTTGTCAAACTCTAACGATCATTGTCTAGCGATCATATAGCTGCCACACTCACCACTCACCTGGCTATTAAACGTGAGTTCGTATTTCAGCTGATTGCCCAATGAGGCTTGGTAAAACGGCATGTGAGCCTCCAGCAACTCGAAGTCAAGCGGAAAGGCGCTGGCCATCTGTTGATGGCAATGGTCAAAAGCATACCCAATGTGCAGCTGTGTTGATGGACAAATGCCCTGGCATTTCATGTTTTCCAGTTCGCTTGCCCTTCTCCATAGTTCCACATAACTGAAAACCACGTCGCTATCGCTCATgctcaaaattattttttttttttttttttttttttttttttttgtacaaTGGCCTGACAGATGTTCCCCACGATTTTGTCATCGTTCGATTCTAAACTGTTCTGGAAGGGCAGATGAACAGATGAGCCGTCCTGGTAACGATGACGACGTACACATCAgagaaaacacaccaacaacgTCTGGTTCGTATCAGTCGTGCTCGAGTTTAGTGAACCCATGAATGACATGGGTGACCTGAATGAAACCGATGAGCACATCGCTCGCGAGAAAATAAAAATCAGTCGGGTACAACGGCCAGTCAGGTCATCAAAAACATCATCGAGAAAATATTGCGCAACCTGGAATACAAGAGATGGACCCACTTGAATCCGTTGCTCGAACCTAGAATGGTTTTCTGAGTGGGACACTCTCATGGTGAGAGAAAGGCAGTTGGCACAATCCCACTGAGGAGAAGGTGGTCAACATCATTTTTCGACATTTCACCCTAGTGGGAttgatgtttttttgttgttcacaGTCTCAGACAACACTCAAACTCATACGAATACTCATATTTCCACGCTGGTTGAAAGATGCGTCTTATTGTATTGGATGGTCAAATACAGTGACCTGGACGATGACTCGACCCTTTGCAAACCTGTGGATTTCATTACTGTTTTCAGTGGTCTATTCACAAAGTTACCACCACACTCTAatgtgtttggtaagataaccACGACTGATTGCTCTTTGGTATGGGGGCTTTTTTTAATTTATCTTtaatttcactcaaaatacGTAAACCAATACGGTAAATCATGATTAAATCTGTCCATGTTTGATCATTACACAGAAGAGATAAAAACAACGACATCCCTCTACTGTGACCTATACATCGAGAAAAACACAACATAAATTAAGCTTGGCTTTACATagaaaatgtcagccgaagcaTTCATTGTTCTCTTGATGAATTAATGCTTGTACAAACCCCGTGAATAACGGCGTTCCGGGTGTATGGCAGTAAATCCCATGGGTGACATTTTTCATAGAGCCAATGTACGTATTGAACtgcacatatacacatgcagATGACAGCTGGTTGTATTGATGGCACAGACGTATTGATCAGAATATACACAGGGCACCCAAGGGGattttttgtggaagtgttCCCGACTACATCAGCTGGATGGCCATGTTATCaagctgtttgtttgttgtttaacgttcaCCATTGTCCCAGCTAGCTATAATGCAGTAGACAAAATGCCTAATCTATAAACTAAACTGTTGTACCCTACATATTGGCAGTTAAAAGTTATCAGCAGAGAGATCTGACAGAAGCACGACGTTTCAGAGGAGGTTTGGTTGCTTAGTTCCACTACAGTGATTTTTCTAGAATATTACTAAACGCGGCATAAAACTGTACACATTACACACTCAGTACCTTTCACAATTAGTTTCCTGTTTCGGCAGATAATCAAGACTAGTTGTTCCGTACAGTACAAAAGGTGCCCCCTCTTGTTGAAACATCAACATGGCAGTATGATGTACATTCCATCAGAACACGTGCCATAAACAGGCGCGGGGACAGCTGCACACCTGGAAGGGTTGATATAACCTTAGACACCTGGTGACATGACCAGTGTGTCCGTGTGTATATTTGTCACGACTATTTTACTTTTTGCACCATGGCATCTATTGTGacagataatcgagtctgccaATTTTCTGTCTTTGACGTTCCTTTGTCACATATTGAAGTACAATCTGACAAAACACATCGTTTGATAAGGACACAATTAATCTATCGTTCCACCACCATTTTGGAACGATGGTAGCTAAGTGATTacaacgttcgctcgtcacaccgaatgTCTGGGTTCGGTTCTccacatatgtacaatgtgcaaagcccgTTTCCGGTGTCTCCTGCCGCGATAATGTTTGAATATTGACGTCCATTTGTCACAATTTAATGTACAAGAACACACTGAGTGTGGATCTGATCGAACACAACGACTGCATAGCAAACGATTAACCTATCTTCCACCACCATTTGAGTCGGTGGGTACCGGTGACAACTTCTGCTCATTACGCCGAATGTCCGGGTTCGATACCCGTATGGGTAAAAAGTGTGACGCTGGTGTCTCCCtgcgagatattgctggaatattgataaatgcggcataaaactaaactgactccgCCATTTACAAATTACTGGAACGTCGGTTCGACGCCACATTCTGAGACGACAATTCATTAAACtctctacagtgagtgagtgagtgtagttttacgtcgtacttagcaatattccagctataaggcgacagtctgtaaataatcgagtctggacaagacaatccagtgatcaacaacatgagcatcgatctgcgcaattgaaaccgatgacatatgtcaacgaagtcagctagtctgaccacccgatcccgttagtcgctttttacgacaagcatagtcaccctttatggtaagcatgggttgctgaaggcctattctacccctggaccttcacgggtcaaactCTCTACATAACCTAAAACGTCAATATAGCTATAAAATACGCGAGGCCGCTTCTCTGTAATAAAATTCGATGTCAACCGAGAGCTTTATTAACACATATTGAGAATAATTGTGTGACGCAGTTTTGCATGTTGAATTACATCTTCGGGATATGCCTAAGCTGCACTAATGGGCGTGTTTTGCAATTCAGCTCttataataaataaacaaatgggcTGTGTTCGGCTTCAGAAATTCAATATGCCTTAGAATAACTTTCTTATGTGTACAAATAATCCTTAGTTGGTAGCAAATATGAATCGTGGACATAAAATGGTTTGTTCTTATAAGACTCATTTAAAATGCATATAGAGTTTATGTGACGCAATGGTTTGTTTAACCTGCTGTAGTTTCCATCGGTGTGATATTTACATCTGTGTATTCGTGAAGTTTATTATTCTGATCGCATTGTGATAAGCgtactggtatttgtttcctgaCTCAATGTACACGTTCCGTATGAACACTTCGATCTCCCCTAAATCTACTGATGATAATAaaatgtgagtgtgagtgaatgagtttagttttacaccacagtgtgcgttattccagctgtatgtctTTTAAGCagtcgcgtctggaccagataatcaagtgatcaagagGTGACAACCAAGGCAGTGAGTGTGACTATACGATCCCTCAGTCGCTtgctacgacaagcatgggttactgaagataaattccaACAAAGATCTTCACGaggtcaataaaaggaggaggTTGATGATCAAgatgtaaatatgaaatgtaGACTTTGGATTAGACTTGAAGAGACAACTTAGTACCTTGGTACAAACAACAGTATCTTGAAATGTTGGCGTGATTTGGTCcatttgactccgaggtcctcCCATGGTACTACCCAGTGAGAATTATGAATTCTTGAGAATAGGCCACTCCCTGCAATACTTCACATGGAGGTTAGAATAGGCCCGTATAAAGCCTCACAAGTATCGCAGCCAACaaacttgattttttttattaacgTCATGAAAGTatattatatcattgaatttcaTGTCCGTTTTTGGCACAAGCGCCAGATGAGGGCGTATATGTAAAATGCGGACTTTGCTTGCAACATGTCGCGAGGATCAAGTGCCAAGTTGTCCGACTACCCATAATATATTGTGcctttggtttggtacctcccaAGCCTTTGAAAGATACTTGGGGGCGTACTAGCGTGTGTTGCCAGGAACTTCTGACACTCTGATGGATGCATATTCTCGGATATCTTCTTGGGGTTCTACTAGGCAACGCTCTATGGGTAAAGTACCATGCACTGCAATAGCTGTGTACTGATAACTAGGAAAACTAACCCGAACGTTCTTTTCTtcatttatttttcataatCTGTAGAAGATATTAATATTCCGCTCACTTGATCAGTCTGAGTTCAGTTTGGGAGTTATCCTCCCAGGTACTCACACACTGGTTGTTAAACTGGGAACAATGACAGTTCCCGGAGGAGGCCAATCAGCTGTGACCGCTCAACACTGAACAGAATACCAACAGCCTTCTCTGATGTCCTATCTTGTGTACCCACGTGGATGGTCTTGTTATTGTCCAACCGTGTCAAAACATGATAAATTATAAATCAGGCTTCCGAATGTGATACAGAATATTTCAGACACTGTCACACCTCATTAACTTCACGGTGGTTATAACGTTGGTTCATCAAGCTGGAAACAAAGGCACGATTTCCTGTATTTTAAGCCAACTTCCGTTGTTCCcttcatgagtgagtgtgtttagttttacgccgcactcagaaatattcctgctatatggcgacggtctgtaaataatctagtctggaccagacaaaccaatgatcaacaacacgagcatcgatctgcgcaattaggaaccgatgatatgtgtcaaccgagtcagcgagcctgatcacccgatcccgttagtcgcctcttacgataagcatagtcgccttttatggcaagcatgggttgctgaaagcccattctatcccggatcttcacggttcccTTCATGATAGTGTTGGAAATGGTTAAAGGGTGTAAAACCATACGGATTATTTCTTAGCGTACTGTAGGCCTAATTTGCCCAATGTCACATACTGGAGCCTAATTGTACCACAGCTAACCAGACATCGTTGACCCTAAAACCTTTACGAGTAACTTTTACACCACGAACTGTGACTTAATGTTGTCTGTTGCTGAACATGGCgcttagcgatattccagctgtatggcagtggcCTTTAATAgatgagtttggaccagacaacacagtggttgatatcatgagcgcAACTGGGACATGCATCCAGGGAACGTGATCATCAGTCGCCtgtaacgacaagcatgggttgtttgaGACCGATCTTCATGGATTTGGATAACTAAGATAAACATGGGTCAAGTTCTTGACCTTGGTAAACACCCATAAACTTTGAACAGCATTACTAAACTTAGACTAACAAGTCTAAACTTAGTAAACCGAGTTTAAGGGGATAAATAGATAGTCTAGTTAGTTTTCCTGTCCTTTGTTACCAGGTATTTACAATGTGTGTACTATTaactcatttgtatttttatattaatcgttctcgtcacgatatagctgcaatattcccgacgtgacgttgaatattacctcactcactcacttcgatAAGCAGGGCTTCACTTTTATTATTGAGGTCTTTTTAGGAGGTGGCATCTGTTTCTTCAGCCGCTGTTGACGTTGTTGATTTCGCTTGTAGAAGTCGTTGAAATTGGCAGCGATTATGGCAATGGGCATCGGAATGACCAGAATCCCGAGAAGAGAACAGGCTGACCCCACCAGGTAGCCACACACCCCAGATGGAACATAATCCCCATACCCTACCGTGGTCATGGTTACCACTGCCCACCAGATTGATATCGGTACGGTGTCGAAGCGATTGTTTTCAAATTCACAATAATATTGTATGGATCCAAACACTGTCGCGAATATCGTGAAGCAAAAACCCAGCAGGATTAGTTCTGATTTGCTACGGTTGATGGCCAAAAATATCACCTTCAGTCCGGTAAATCGCTCCGAAAGTCGTAAAAAACGGAAAAGTCGGAATATATAGAAACTTCGAAGTACAACATACAAAATGAACATGTCATAATTTTTGGCAACGAATCCATGTTTGAATCCGATCTCGGTGAGAAATACACTCCATCCAACAGAAATCGTGACGATGTCGACCCATGTGAGAAACCGCTTCATGAACTTCCGTTTCCATGCGCATGACAGGAAATGAAGGATGAACTCCACGGTAAAGACACATAGGCAAAAAAGATCAATGGCGTAAAGAGCGGGGTACACCTTCGTAAACATCAACAGTTCAATCTTCAAATTATTTCCACTAAGGTTTTTTCGAACTGAGCTGGGGTATCCAACACTTGAGATTGGCACACGGAATTGAAACATTGTTTCCAGACAGTAGTTGATAGCAGACACAGCCACGAGGATCATAAAAACAGTGTTCcaaatctgaaaatataatttgGAAAATATACTCGTCATGTTTTCTTGTGTATTCATTTAACCTCTTTGTACATCCGTTTGCTTTAAGTTGTCTCAGAAACGAGAGCGCTGTGACGATTGATTCATGCTTCAGAATTCCTGCAATATTTAAACTATAAGCATAAAATTAATTGAGCCGACATCACGAGCTTCGACCTACGCAATTGAACTACTAGAGCCAAAGATGTTAGAGAAATTAACTTAAATTAATTGTACTGATTAAACCTCTCTGGATTATAGTTGTGTAAGAGGCGAGATAGCGCCaatattca
The window above is part of the Haliotis asinina isolate JCU_RB_2024 chromosome 1, JCU_Hal_asi_v2, whole genome shotgun sequence genome. Proteins encoded here:
- the LOC137283185 gene encoding potassium voltage-gated channel protein Shaw-like — encoded protein: MAKQRIKLCVGGFSFTTSSEVLSRFPETKLAKISQSSPYYDRTCDVYSFDRDPNVFSCILNMYRTYELHLPSNICGNAIRRELEFWEIPETRISECCWVIMFQVDQGEEINQDLAANFEKSTNVGTESPFGRFRDSLWKCLDQPNYSRIAKIWNTVFMILVAVSAINYCLETMFQFRVPISSVGYPSSVRKNLSGNNLKIELLMFTKVYPALYAIDLFCLCVFTVEFILHFLSCAWKRKFMKRFLTWVDIVTISVGWSVFLTEIGFKHGFVAKNYDMFILYVVLRSFYIFRLFRFLRLSERFTGLKVIFLAINRSKSELILLGFCFTIFATVFGSIQYYCEFENNRFDTVPISIWWAVVTMTTVGYGDYVPSGVCGYLVGSACSLLGILVIPMPIAIIAANFNDFYKRNQQRQQRLKKQMPPPKKTSIIKVKPCLSK